One segment of Brassica napus cultivar Da-Ae chromosome C3, Da-Ae, whole genome shotgun sequence DNA contains the following:
- the LOC106433504 gene encoding elicitor peptide 1-like, which translates to MEKIERQTEEASYLGLPFNFLNQTLKAILRCLGILRHDPPTVTKTSSDSAPLNQPEEEEDVVMEDNVVVATMGSKNGIIITSRGSKVKAKKKDKEKVSSGRPGQHH; encoded by the exons ATGGAAAAAATTGAGAGACAAACCGAAGAAGCATCTTATCTAGGGCTTCCTTTTAATTTCCTCAACCAAACTCTTAAAGCTATCTTAAGGTGTCTTGGAATACTTCGTCATGATCCTCCCACGGTTACGAAAACGTCGTCAGATTCTGCACCCTTAAACCAGCCG gaggaggaagaagatgtgGTCATGGAAGACAACGTCGTTGTGGCGACTATGGGCAGTAAAAACGGCATCATAATAACGAGTAGGGGATCAAAGGTGAAAGCAAAGAAAAAGGACAAGGAAAAAGTTAGCTCAGGACGACCGGGGCAACATCACTAG